From Bosea sp. NBC_00550, the proteins below share one genomic window:
- a CDS encoding ABC transporter ATP-binding protein translates to MTTPALSIEGLTLALPAMADRAHAVENISLAIQPGETLCVVGESGSGKSMIAHAVMGLLPKAVKPVAGAIKLAGRDLLALDEQAMQDVRGREVGMIFQEPMTSLNPVMRISDQIVETFEAHGLHDRATRRVRAIDLLTEVGLPDPPRLAKAYPHELSGGQRQRVMIAMALALEPKLLIADEPTTALDVTTQAQILKLIDNLRHRHGTAVLFITHDMGVVAEIADRIAVLEKGVLVEEGTADQVLGAARHPYTQKLLAAVPSLTPAQLPPLPDTAPVISVEGLGKTYRKRSLFGVAREVKAADDISFSLVRGETLGLVGESGSGKSTVGRCCLRLIEPDRGRIALGNLVLSELSARELRRQRKRIQMVFQDPFASLNPRQTVGRIISDGPVAHGTSRREALARAKELLELVGLSANAIDRYPHEFSGGQRQRVGIARALALEPDVLVADEAVSALDVSVQAQILKLIKDIQARLGLAILFVTHDLRVAAQICDRIAVMQRGRIVETGPTAALFADPQHEYTRQLLAAVPGGGRFGH, encoded by the coding sequence ATGACCACTCCCGCGCTCTCCATCGAAGGGCTGACGCTGGCGCTGCCGGCGATGGCCGACCGCGCCCATGCCGTCGAGAACATCTCGCTTGCCATCCAACCGGGCGAGACGCTCTGCGTCGTCGGCGAATCCGGTTCCGGCAAGTCGATGATCGCCCATGCCGTGATGGGCCTGCTGCCCAAGGCGGTGAAGCCCGTAGCCGGAGCGATCAAGCTCGCCGGCCGCGATCTCCTCGCACTCGACGAACAGGCGATGCAGGATGTGCGCGGCCGCGAGGTCGGCATGATCTTCCAGGAGCCGATGACCTCGCTGAACCCGGTGATGCGCATCTCCGACCAGATCGTCGAGACCTTCGAGGCCCACGGCCTGCACGACCGGGCGACGCGCCGGGTCCGCGCCATCGATCTCCTGACCGAGGTCGGCCTGCCCGATCCGCCGCGCCTTGCCAAGGCCTATCCGCACGAGCTCTCCGGCGGCCAGCGCCAGCGTGTCATGATTGCGATGGCGCTCGCATTGGAACCCAAGCTCCTGATCGCCGACGAGCCGACCACGGCGCTCGACGTCACCACGCAGGCGCAGATCCTCAAGCTCATCGACAATCTGCGCCACCGCCACGGCACCGCCGTGCTCTTCATCACCCATGACATGGGCGTCGTCGCCGAGATTGCCGACCGCATCGCCGTGCTGGAGAAGGGCGTGCTGGTCGAGGAGGGCACCGCCGATCAGGTGCTGGGTGCGGCCCGCCACCCCTATACGCAGAAGCTGCTCGCCGCCGTGCCCTCGCTGACGCCGGCGCAGCTCCCGCCGTTGCCGGACACCGCGCCGGTCATCAGCGTCGAGGGGCTGGGCAAGACCTATCGCAAGCGCTCGCTCTTCGGCGTCGCGCGCGAGGTCAAGGCGGCCGACGACATCTCCTTCTCGCTGGTCCGCGGCGAGACGCTCGGCCTTGTCGGCGAGTCCGGTTCCGGCAAATCGACCGTCGGGCGCTGCTGCCTGCGCCTGATCGAGCCGGATCGCGGCCGGATCGCGCTCGGCAATCTCGTGCTCTCCGAGTTGAGCGCGCGCGAATTGCGCCGCCAGCGCAAGCGCATCCAGATGGTCTTCCAGGACCCTTTCGCCTCGCTCAACCCGCGCCAGACGGTCGGCCGCATCATCTCGGACGGCCCCGTCGCCCATGGCACGTCGCGGCGGGAGGCCCTGGCGCGGGCGAAGGAGCTGTTGGAGCTCGTCGGCCTCTCCGCCAATGCGATCGATCGCTATCCTCATGAATTCTCCGGCGGCCAGCGTCAGCGCGTCGGCATCGCAAGGGCGCTCGCGCTCGAGCCTGACGTGCTGGTCGCGGACGAGGCGGTCTCGGCGCTGGACGTCTCCGTGCAGGCGCAGATCCTGAAGCTGATCAAGGACATCCAGGCCCGGCTCGGCCTCGCCATTCTCTTCGTCACCCACGATTTGCGCGTCGCGGCACAGATCTGCGACCGCATCGCGGTGATGCAGCGCGGGCGCATCGTCGAGACCGGCCCAACCGCCGCGCTCTTCGCCGACCCGCAGCACGAGTATACGCGGCAGCTGCTGGCGGCAGTGCCGGGCGGCGGGCGCTTCGGGCACTAA
- a CDS encoding ABC transporter substrate-binding protein, protein MTRRMTGLKLGLALAASLLALGVAQAQAPKKGGTVHVVVQPEPPMLMQGLNQNGPTNMVAGNIYESLLRYDEKLNPQPSLAKSWEVSADAKVYTFKLQEGVKWHDGKPFTADDVVFTLDKFLRDVHPRWRPIVTAQVDKIEKVDDFTVKITLKQPFGPMVMTQEVASAPMIPKHIYDGSDYRANPANNTPIGTGPYKLKEWKKGSYIHLVRNEDYWLKDKPSLDEIYWQIIPDAAARAVAYETGKVDVLTGGSVDVYDVKRLAKLPNSCVTTKGWEMFAPHAWLTVNIAKGGPLANKQFRQGMMYAIDRDFGKDVVWDGLGKLPTGPISSKTRFYSADVPKYTYDVAKAKELIKASGYKGEPLKILALPYGETWSRWAEAIKQNFADAGINVAIETTDVPGWTQKASNGDFDLTFNFLYQLGDPAIGVARNYISTNIVKGNPFGNQGAYVNPEVDKLFAEAAIASTDAARQELYTKVQKILVEDVPVLWLLEMDFPTIYRCNVKNLVTTGIGVNDGFRDAWKE, encoded by the coding sequence ATGACGCGCAGGATGACGGGGTTGAAATTGGGGCTGGCGCTGGCGGCGTCGCTCCTTGCGCTCGGCGTGGCGCAGGCCCAGGCGCCGAAGAAGGGCGGCACGGTGCATGTCGTGGTCCAGCCCGAGCCGCCGATGCTGATGCAGGGCCTCAATCAGAACGGCCCGACCAACATGGTGGCGGGCAACATCTACGAATCGCTGCTGCGCTATGACGAGAAGCTCAATCCACAGCCCTCGCTCGCCAAGAGCTGGGAGGTCTCTGCGGACGCCAAGGTCTACACCTTCAAGCTCCAGGAGGGCGTGAAGTGGCATGACGGCAAGCCCTTCACCGCCGACGACGTCGTCTTCACCCTCGACAAGTTCCTGCGCGACGTCCATCCGCGCTGGCGCCCGATCGTCACCGCCCAGGTCGACAAGATCGAGAAGGTCGACGACTTCACCGTCAAGATCACGCTGAAGCAGCCCTTCGGCCCGATGGTCATGACGCAGGAGGTCGCCTCCGCGCCGATGATCCCGAAGCATATCTATGACGGCAGCGACTATCGCGCGAACCCGGCCAACAACACGCCGATCGGCACCGGCCCCTACAAGCTCAAGGAATGGAAGAAGGGTTCCTACATCCACCTCGTGCGGAACGAGGACTACTGGCTGAAGGACAAGCCGAGCCTCGACGAAATCTATTGGCAGATCATTCCCGATGCAGCCGCGCGCGCGGTTGCCTACGAGACGGGCAAGGTCGATGTGCTGACCGGCGGATCGGTCGATGTCTACGACGTCAAGCGCCTCGCCAAGCTGCCCAACAGCTGCGTGACGACCAAGGGCTGGGAGATGTTTGCACCCCATGCCTGGCTCACCGTGAACATCGCCAAGGGCGGGCCGCTCGCCAACAAGCAGTTCCGCCAGGGCATGATGTACGCGATCGATCGCGACTTCGGGAAGGATGTGGTCTGGGATGGACTCGGCAAGCTGCCGACCGGCCCGATCTCATCGAAGACGAGGTTCTATTCGGCCGATGTCCCGAAATACACTTACGACGTCGCCAAGGCGAAGGAGCTGATCAAGGCCTCCGGCTACAAGGGCGAGCCGCTCAAGATCCTGGCTCTGCCCTATGGCGAGACCTGGAGCCGCTGGGCCGAGGCGATCAAGCAGAACTTCGCCGATGCCGGCATCAACGTCGCGATCGAGACGACCGATGTTCCCGGCTGGACCCAGAAGGCCTCGAATGGCGATTTCGATCTGACCTTCAACTTCCTCTACCAGCTCGGCGACCCCGCGATCGGCGTCGCCCGGAACTACATCTCGACCAACATCGTCAAGGGCAATCCGTTCGGCAACCAGGGCGCCTATGTGAACCCCGAGGTCGACAAGCTCTTCGCGGAAGCGGCGATCGCATCGACCGATGCGGCGCGGCAGGAGCTCTACACCAAGGTCCAGAAGATCCTGGTCGAGGATGTGCCGGTGCTCTGGCTGCTCGAGATGGACTTCCCGACCATCTATCGCTGCAATGTCAAGAACCTCGTCACCACCGGCATCGGCGTGAACGACGGCTTCCGCGACGCCTGGAAGGAGTGA
- a CDS encoding ABC transporter permease, whose product MNLAQFLAGRLVKGVLVLFAIAVLNFLLIRAAPGDPAQVLAGEAGAADAQLLEQLRARFGLDQPFLTQLWIYLKGYLTFDLGFSYRQQQPVLNLIMERLPATLLLTGAAFLVSLVVGTAMGALAARRAGKWSDSLITTLALIFYATPLFWIALMSQIVFSLKLGLVPNVGYETIGANYTGLARALDIAQHLILPSLTLGLFFTALYARMMRASMLEVAGADFVKTARAKGVSQSRVWRRHVARNAILPVVTLAGLQAGQLVGGAVLTETVFAWPGIGRLMFDALVQRDYSVLLGVFFISSAMVVGFNILTDLVYRIADPRIEANA is encoded by the coding sequence ATGAATCTCGCACAATTCCTCGCCGGCCGGCTCGTGAAGGGCGTTCTCGTGCTCTTCGCGATCGCCGTGCTGAATTTTCTGCTGATCCGCGCCGCGCCGGGCGATCCGGCGCAGGTGCTCGCAGGTGAGGCCGGGGCCGCCGATGCGCAGCTCCTCGAGCAGCTGCGCGCCCGCTTCGGCCTCGACCAGCCCTTCCTGACCCAGCTCTGGATCTATCTGAAGGGCTATCTCACCTTTGATCTCGGCTTCAGCTATCGCCAGCAGCAGCCGGTGCTGAACCTGATCATGGAACGCCTGCCGGCGACGCTGCTGCTGACGGGAGCGGCCTTCCTCGTCTCGCTCGTGGTCGGCACGGCGATGGGCGCGCTCGCCGCGCGCCGGGCCGGCAAATGGTCCGACAGCCTGATCACCACGCTGGCCCTGATCTTCTACGCGACGCCCCTGTTCTGGATCGCGCTGATGAGCCAGATCGTCTTCTCGCTGAAGCTCGGCCTCGTCCCCAATGTCGGCTACGAGACCATCGGCGCGAACTATACCGGCCTGGCGCGGGCGCTCGACATCGCCCAGCACCTTATCCTGCCGTCGCTGACGCTCGGCCTGTTCTTCACCGCGCTCTATGCCCGGATGATGCGCGCCTCGATGCTGGAGGTGGCCGGCGCCGACTTCGTCAAGACGGCCCGCGCGAAGGGCGTCTCGCAATCCCGCGTCTGGCGCCGGCACGTCGCGCGCAACGCCATCCTGCCGGTGGTGACGCTTGCCGGTCTGCAGGCCGGCCAGCTCGTCGGCGGCGCCGTGCTGACCGAGACCGTCTTCGCCTGGCCGGGCATCGGCCGGCTGATGTTCGATGCGCTGGTGCAGCGCGACTATTCCGTGCTGCTCGGCGTCTTCTTCATCTCCTCGGCCATGGTCGTCGGCTTCAACATCCTCACAGATCTGGTCTACCGGATCGCCGATCCGCGCATCGAGGCGAACGCATGA
- a CDS encoding DMT family transporter: MTGPGLGPSRALLLVPLLGLLWGFNWPAVRISLTEIAPWTLRAAGMSFAGLVLVAVALARGVPLAVPRGQWLRLVVAGILSIAAFNVLLAFAQLAAPTSRAAILTFTMPIWATLLARLVLGEAFDARRLAGLALGIAGLLCLGLPLIAAGQLSFGLMLALFAAVSWALGTIVTKRWPVSAPALTIAAWQLLIGGLVAGVGMLVFEGVPVPKLLSPRVLAALSFHIVGAQALAYFLWFTVVARLPAGIASLGTLMVPAIGVLGSVLLLGERPTPTDWLGLALVVAASGAIMIPARRA; this comes from the coding sequence TTGACCGGGCCGGGGCTCGGCCCGAGCCGGGCGCTGCTGCTCGTCCCGCTGCTCGGGCTGCTCTGGGGCTTCAACTGGCCCGCGGTCCGCATCTCGCTCACTGAGATCGCACCTTGGACTCTGCGTGCTGCCGGCATGAGCTTCGCTGGCCTCGTGCTCGTCGCGGTCGCCCTGGCGCGCGGCGTGCCGCTCGCCGTCCCGCGCGGACAATGGCTGCGCCTCGTTGTCGCCGGCATTCTCTCGATCGCGGCCTTCAATGTGCTGCTCGCCTTCGCGCAGCTCGCGGCGCCGACATCGCGCGCCGCGATCCTGACCTTCACCATGCCGATCTGGGCGACGCTGCTCGCCCGCCTCGTCCTTGGTGAAGCGTTCGACGCCAGGCGTCTCGCCGGTCTCGCGCTGGGCATCGCCGGCCTGCTCTGCCTCGGCCTGCCGCTGATCGCCGCCGGCCAGCTCTCCTTCGGCCTGATGCTCGCCTTGTTCGCGGCGGTGAGCTGGGCGCTCGGCACGATCGTGACCAAGCGCTGGCCGGTCTCTGCCCCGGCCCTGACGATCGCCGCCTGGCAATTGCTGATCGGCGGCCTCGTCGCCGGTGTCGGCATGCTCGTCTTCGAGGGCGTGCCCGTGCCGAAGTTGCTCTCGCCGCGCGTGCTGGCGGCGCTGAGCTTCCACATCGTCGGCGCACAGGCGCTAGCCTATTTCCTGTGGTTCACGGTGGTGGCGCGGCTGCCGGCTGGCATCGCCAGCCTGGGCACGCTGATGGTTCCGGCCATCGGCGTGCTCGGCTCGGTGCTGCTGCTAGGCGAGCGGCCGACGCCGACAGACTGGCTCGGACTCGCTTTGGTGGTCGCGGCATCCGGCGCGATTATGATCCCGGCTCGCCGCGCCTGA
- the pdeM gene encoding ligase-associated DNA damage response endonuclease PdeM, which translates to MTLAQRMTVTEAAFMLGRLTIVPDISGTLWLPEERTLVVADLHLEKGSAYAARGVMLPPYDSTATLAALTAAILRLQPRCVIALGDSFHDRQAEERLAPQSLASLRLLQQGRDWLWITGNHDPSISARVGGESAGAIALSGVTLRHEPNPTETGYEIAGHLHPAAKVRMRGRGLRRRCFALSPRRCVMPALGAYAGGLNLRDAAFRPLFREGLSAHLLGDGRLFRIDPRLLLPD; encoded by the coding sequence GTGACGCTAGCACAGCGCATGACAGTGACGGAAGCGGCCTTCATGCTGGGCCGGCTCACGATCGTGCCCGATATCTCCGGCACGCTCTGGCTGCCGGAGGAGCGCACGCTCGTCGTCGCCGACCTGCATCTCGAGAAAGGCTCTGCCTATGCGGCGCGCGGCGTGATGCTGCCGCCCTATGATTCCACGGCGACACTGGCCGCGCTCACTGCTGCGATCCTGCGCCTGCAGCCGCGCTGCGTGATCGCGCTCGGCGACAGCTTTCATGATCGGCAGGCGGAGGAGCGGCTCGCGCCACAGAGCCTGGCTTCGCTGCGCCTGCTGCAGCAAGGCCGCGACTGGCTCTGGATCACCGGCAACCACGACCCCTCGATCAGCGCCCGCGTCGGCGGCGAGAGCGCGGGGGCGATCGCGCTTTCCGGTGTCACGCTGCGCCATGAGCCGAACCCCACCGAGACCGGATACGAGATCGCCGGCCATCTGCACCCCGCCGCCAAGGTGAGGATGCGCGGCCGGGGCCTGAGACGCCGCTGCTTCGCGCTGTCGCCGCGCCGTTGCGTGATGCCGGCGTTGGGCGCCTATGCCGGTGGCCTCAACCTGCGGGACGCAGCCTTCCGCCCGTTGTTCCGAGAAGGCCTGAGCGCGCATCTGCTCGGCGATGGCCGACTCTTCCGGATCGATCCACGATTATTGCTGCCGGATTGA
- a CDS encoding ArgE/DapE family deacylase: MPLDPALRDKILAAVEAGFDQQVAYTQELIRFGSVRGQEHTVQDFVFRALKQRGFTMDRFAMDREAIAAHPGGAPFSDTHSDAPIVVGIHHPREEKGRSLILQAHVDVVPTGPADQWTHPPFDPVIEGDWLYGRGGADMKAGHAANLACLDALRRIGMQPAATVYVQSVVEEESTGNGALMTHLRGYRADAVLIPEPEEEMLVRANTGVLWFQVEVRGKPVHVREMGAGANAIDAAYRVIAALRELEEELNREKVGRPHFEDVAHPINLNVGKIEGGDWASSVPCWCRLDCRIGLYPGVSAEELAKRIEACVLAFARNDKFLANNPPRVGFNGFYAEGYVLEPGSEAEAVLGRAHTAATGQPLKSFMTAGYLDTRVYALYDKVPALCYGPISENIHAFDERVSLASLKRITGTMALFVAEWCGLESLEA; the protein is encoded by the coding sequence ATGCCGCTCGATCCCGCCCTTCGCGACAAGATCCTGGCCGCCGTCGAGGCGGGCTTCGACCAGCAGGTTGCCTATACGCAGGAGCTGATCCGCTTCGGCTCCGTGCGCGGGCAGGAACACACGGTTCAGGATTTCGTCTTCCGCGCTTTGAAGCAGCGCGGCTTCACCATGGACCGCTTCGCCATGGACCGCGAGGCGATCGCGGCCCATCCTGGCGGCGCGCCTTTCTCGGATACGCATTCCGATGCGCCGATCGTCGTCGGCATTCACCATCCGCGCGAGGAGAAGGGCCGCTCCCTCATCCTCCAGGCCCATGTCGACGTGGTGCCGACCGGCCCGGCCGATCAATGGACCCATCCGCCCTTCGATCCCGTCATCGAGGGCGATTGGCTCTATGGCCGCGGCGGCGCCGACATGAAGGCCGGTCACGCGGCCAACCTGGCCTGCCTCGATGCGCTCAGGCGCATCGGCATGCAGCCGGCCGCGACCGTGTATGTGCAGTCGGTGGTCGAGGAGGAATCGACCGGCAACGGCGCGCTGATGACGCATCTGCGCGGTTATCGTGCCGATGCCGTGCTGATCCCGGAACCCGAGGAAGAGATGCTGGTGCGCGCCAATACGGGCGTGCTCTGGTTCCAGGTCGAGGTGCGCGGCAAGCCGGTGCATGTGCGCGAGATGGGCGCCGGCGCCAACGCGATCGACGCGGCCTATCGCGTGATCGCTGCGCTGCGCGAGCTGGAAGAGGAGCTCAACCGCGAGAAGGTGGGCCGGCCGCATTTCGAGGATGTCGCCCATCCGATCAACCTGAACGTCGGCAAGATCGAGGGCGGCGACTGGGCCTCCTCCGTGCCGTGCTGGTGCCGGCTCGATTGCCGCATCGGCCTCTATCCCGGCGTCAGCGCCGAGGAACTGGCCAAGCGGATCGAGGCCTGCGTGCTGGCCTTTGCCCGCAACGACAAGTTCCTGGCCAACAACCCGCCACGCGTCGGCTTCAACGGCTTCTACGCGGAAGGCTACGTATTGGAGCCCGGCAGCGAAGCCGAGGCCGTGCTTGGTCGCGCCCATACCGCCGCGACCGGCCAGCCGCTGAAGAGCTTCATGACGGCGGGCTATCTCGATACCCGCGTCTATGCGCTCTACGACAAGGTCCCGGCGCTCTGCTACGGCCCGATCTCGGAGAACATCCACGCCTTCGACGAGCGTGTCAGCCTCGCCTCGCTGAAGCGCATCACCGGCACCATGGCGCTCTTCGTCGCCGAATGGTGCGGGCTCGAAAGCCTCGAAGCTTGA
- a CDS encoding ABC transporter permease, whose product MNFLKRFVRNRGAVIGIVILLAVVAFAILAPTLYPQSPWRPVARPFLAPFTMERFPLGTDTLGRNLAAGLVHGARVSLMIGVVSTLVALVIGVPLGAAAGYAGGFVDDALMRFTEFFQTIPSFALAIVLVAILQPQLGSIVLAIGVVSWPPVARLVRGEVLSLRSREYVQAAVTIGQSTPRIIFSQVLPNTIAPIIVMGSLMIGSAILLESSLSFLGLGDPNLMSWGYMVGAGRTRLLDAWWISFFPGLAIFLTVLALNLAGEGLNDALNPRLARGRE is encoded by the coding sequence ATGAACTTCCTCAAGCGTTTCGTCCGCAACCGCGGCGCCGTCATCGGCATCGTCATCCTGCTCGCCGTGGTCGCCTTCGCGATCCTGGCGCCGACGCTCTATCCGCAATCGCCATGGCGCCCGGTGGCGCGGCCCTTCCTCGCGCCCTTCACCATGGAGCGCTTCCCGCTCGGCACCGACACGCTCGGCCGCAACCTCGCCGCGGGCCTCGTCCATGGCGCCCGCGTCTCACTGATGATCGGTGTGGTCTCGACGCTGGTCGCGCTGGTGATCGGCGTGCCGCTAGGCGCCGCCGCCGGCTATGCCGGGGGCTTCGTCGACGATGCGTTGATGCGCTTCACCGAGTTCTTCCAGACGATTCCCTCCTTCGCGCTCGCCATCGTGCTGGTCGCGATCCTGCAGCCGCAGCTCGGCTCGATCGTGCTCGCGATCGGCGTGGTGAGCTGGCCGCCGGTGGCGCGGCTGGTGCGAGGGGAGGTGCTTTCGCTGAGATCACGCGAATATGTCCAGGCGGCCGTCACCATCGGCCAGTCGACCCCGCGCATCATCTTCAGCCAGGTGCTGCCCAATACCATCGCACCGATCATCGTCATGGGCTCGCTGATGATCGGCTCGGCGATCCTGCTCGAATCCTCGCTCTCCTTCCTCGGGCTGGGCGATCCCAACCTGATGAGCTGGGGCTATATGGTCGGCGCCGGCCGCACGCGCCTGCTCGACGCATGGTGGATCAGCTTCTTCCCCGGGCTCGCGATCTTCCTGACGGTGCTGGCGCTGAACCTCGCCGGCGAGGGGCTGAACGACGCGCTCAATCCGCGCCTCGCACGGGGACGCGAATGA
- a CDS encoding RidA family protein encodes MPKRIISSDRVYKGRLPFAQATVAGDFMFVCCIGTDRDGKLAVGDPRRQTQQCIDNIKALLEEAGGNLADVVKCTVYVTDRAYWEPMNEVYFANFGEASPHRVSCIVNGLGSPDCIVEIDATAYLGEKA; translated from the coding sequence ATGCCCAAACGCATCATTTCCTCGGACCGCGTCTACAAGGGCCGGCTGCCCTTCGCACAGGCGACAGTCGCCGGCGATTTCATGTTCGTCTGCTGCATCGGCACCGACCGGGACGGCAAGCTCGCCGTCGGCGATCCGCGGCGCCAGACCCAGCAATGCATCGACAACATCAAGGCGCTGCTCGAAGAGGCCGGCGGGAACCTCGCCGATGTCGTCAAATGCACCGTCTACGTCACCGACCGCGCTTATTGGGAACCGATGAACGAGGTCTATTTCGCCAATTTCGGGGAAGCCTCACCGCATCGGGTGTCCTGCATCGTCAACGGCCTCGGCTCGCCGGACTGTATCGTCGAGATCGATGCCACCGCCTATCTCGGCGAGAAGGCCTGA
- a CDS encoding ankyrin repeat domain-containing protein yields the protein MAFGQTMTATSLHAAAARDDVGAIKRLLAGGAAIDGRDARGRTALLVATHENRIDAARALIEAGADVNAKDAINDSPYLYAGASGHLAILKLTLSHGADLKSTNRYGGTALIPACERGHVETVRTLLAAGVAVDHVNNLGWTGLLEAIILSDGGPAHQQIVKDLIAAGADVNLADRDGVTPLRHARSRGYAKIEQMLRAAGAR from the coding sequence ATGGCCTTCGGACAGACCATGACCGCCACCAGCCTCCATGCCGCTGCGGCCCGCGACGATGTCGGGGCGATCAAGCGCCTTCTCGCCGGTGGCGCCGCCATCGACGGGCGCGACGCGCGCGGCCGCACGGCGCTTCTCGTCGCCACACATGAAAACCGCATCGACGCCGCCAGGGCGTTGATCGAGGCGGGAGCGGACGTCAACGCGAAGGACGCCATCAACGACAGCCCATACCTCTATGCCGGCGCGAGCGGCCATCTCGCCATCCTCAAGCTGACGCTGTCTCACGGAGCCGATCTGAAGAGCACCAATCGCTATGGCGGCACGGCGCTGATCCCGGCCTGCGAGCGCGGCCATGTCGAGACGGTGCGCACGCTGCTCGCGGCCGGCGTGGCCGTCGACCACGTCAACAATCTCGGCTGGACCGGGCTGCTCGAGGCGATCATCCTCAGTGACGGAGGGCCGGCGCATCAGCAGATCGTCAAGGACCTGATCGCCGCCGGAGCCGATGTGAACCTGGCCGATCGCGACGGCGTCACCCCGCTCCGGCATGCCCGCAGCCGCGGCTATGCCAAGATCGAGCAGATGTTGCGCGCGGCCGGTGCCCGCTGA